A part of Clostridia bacterium genomic DNA contains:
- a CDS encoding bifunctional oligoribonuclease/PAP phosphatase NrnA, which translates to MTAWSKIMSLIQDYQQIILLLHEKPDGDCLGSALALGLYLQGEGFQPLIYHPEKINREFSFLPGQDLIKYYTKQVLPEKPVIAVDCAAENRLLYTLPQNVPIINIDHHQSNTFFGDYNLVEPEAAAAGEIIFRLLQNAQKSISAEIATCLYVAVATDTGYFRHSSTTAETFFIAGKLLNYGAAVDLIREHLFEKRPFKELKIIKIALDKLQFAQEKRIVWTALSYEDLAANGLLNIDTEKIISLLRSVAGVQVALVFKELEPRKIKVSLRGKQGYDVNLLAQHFNGGGHAQAAGCSLEGNLKESVNLVIKKTADLLEKL; encoded by the coding sequence ATGACGGCTTGGTCGAAAATTATGTCCCTTATTCAAGATTATCAGCAAATAATTTTGCTTTTACATGAAAAACCTGATGGTGATTGTTTAGGTTCTGCCTTGGCTTTAGGTCTCTATTTACAAGGTGAAGGTTTTCAGCCTTTAATTTATCATCCTGAAAAAATTAATCGAGAATTTAGCTTTTTACCTGGTCAAGATTTGATAAAATATTATACAAAGCAGGTTTTGCCTGAAAAACCGGTGATTGCTGTAGATTGTGCCGCGGAAAATCGTCTGCTTTATACTCTTCCGCAAAATGTACCTATAATTAATATTGACCATCATCAGAGTAATACATTTTTTGGAGATTATAATTTAGTTGAACCAGAGGCGGCAGCTGCGGGTGAAATAATTTTTAGGCTTTTACAAAATGCTCAAAAATCTATTTCAGCGGAAATAGCTACTTGTTTATATGTGGCAGTGGCCACCGATACTGGTTATTTCCGCCATAGCAGCACTACAGCGGAAACTTTTTTTATTGCCGGAAAATTATTAAATTACGGGGCCGCTGTTGATTTAATTCGCGAACATCTTTTTGAAAAAAGACCTTTTAAAGAATTAAAAATTATTAAAATAGCTTTGGATAAATTACAGTTTGCACAAGAAAAACGAATTGTTTGGACAGCATTATCATATGAAGATTTAGCTGCTAATGGTTTGCTGAATATTGATACTGAAAAAATTATTAGTTTATTGCGTTCAGTAGCAGGTGTGCAGGTAGCTTTGGTTTTTAAAGAATTGGAACCTCGAAAGATTAAAGTAAGTTTGCGGGGTAAACAAGGCTATGATGTTAATCTTTTGGCTCAGCATTTTAATGGGGGTGGCCATGCCCAGGCTGCTGGCTGCTCTTTAGAAGGGAATCTTAAAGAATCAGTTAATTTAGTAATTAAAAAAACTGCCGATTTACTTGAAAAACTTTGA
- the rbfA gene encoding 30S ribosome-binding factor RbfA, whose product MVNHRSFRMGEEIKRELSRLIHEEMKDPRLKGLISITHVDVTNDLGYARIYVSIMAEPADQSMTLQVLQKASGFLRSELAKTLATYQTPELIFKLDASIEYGARINRILEDINQQKGENK is encoded by the coding sequence ATGGTTAATCACCGTAGTTTTAGAATGGGTGAAGAAATAAAAAGGGAATTATCGCGGTTAATTCACGAGGAAATGAAGGACCCACGTTTAAAAGGTTTAATTAGTATTACTCATGTAGATGTAACTAATGATTTGGGATATGCTCGGATTTATGTAAGTATTATGGCTGAACCGGCTGATCAGTCCATGACTTTACAAGTTTTACAGAAAGCAAGTGGTTTTTTAAGAAGTGAATTAGCTAAAACGTTAGCAACTTATCAAACACCAGAATTAATTTTTAAACTTGATGCCTCTATTGAATATGGTGCCAGGATTAATCGAATTTTGGAAGATATTAATCAACAAAAAGGAGAAAATAAATGA